The DNA region CCGGCCAAAAAGCGGAAACCGGTTTGGGAAAAATCATGGTAATGGTGGCCACAGATCGCATGGGTTTCGGAGATGATGAATTGGGGAAAAAGCTTTTGCTAAGTTTTGTTAAAACCCTCAAAGAGATGGGACCCGACTTATGGCGACTTGTATTTGTCAACAATGGGGTTAAATTGACCATCGACGGAAACGAGGCTTTAACTGTCTTAAAGGAATATGAAGCTGCGGGGCTCAGCATCCTTGTCTGCGGCACATGCCTCAATCATTTTAATTTGTTGGAGCGAAAACAAGTTGGTGATACCACCAATATGTTGGATATCGTTACCTCTATGCAATTAGCTGATAAAGTAATCAGCATCTAAGACGCGCCAAGGCGTACCTTTCGCGTTTGTTTTTTTCTTAGCCTTGATCGGGCGGCGAAACCAGTGAAAAAATCGCCGTGGTTGCATCGTTGATGGGCTTGGCCCCTTCCAGGCTATTGATCTGTTCCCAATTTTCCTGAATCTGTTCTACAGTAGGATGGTTTTCAGGATCCCCCAGTTGAATGCCGGGGCCGGTCAGAACGGCGGCCCGGTTGAATCCCCCCATTCCGGCGTTAAAAATCGCACCGGTCTCATGGCACGCCTCGCTGCAAAGATAGAGCACCAGGGGCGCCACCAGCTCCGGTTTCATTTTTTTAAAGACGTCCGGCGGCAGAATATCTTCCGTCATGCGGGTGCCCGCCGCAGGGGCCACCGTGTTGACGGTGATATTATATTTCTGACCTTCAAGCCTGAGGGTATTCATAAGACCCACCAGGGCCATCTTGGCTGCGGAATAGTTGGCCTGGCCGAAATTGCCGTAAAGACCTGCAGCCGATGTCGTCATAATGATGCGGCCATACCCGTTTAACTTCATTTCCCTGAAGGCCGGCCGGGTGACAAAAAAGGCGCCGTCCAGATGAACCGCCAGGACCGCCTGCCAGTTTTCCGGTTCCATCTTCAAAAAACTTCTGTCGCGCAAAATTCCGGCATTATTGATCAGGATGTCAATTCTTCCAAAAGCTTCCAGCGCTGTTTGGACAATGCCATCGCCCCCGTCCGGTGTGGTTACGGTGTCATAATTGGCAACCGCTTCACCGCCCAGGGCCCTGATTTCGTCAACCACCCTGTCGGCGGCCGTCACCGCGCCCTGACCCGAACCGTCCCGGGAACCGCCCAGATCGTTTACAACCACTTTGGCGCCGCGCCCGGCCAGATCCAACGCATAGACCCGTCCAAGCCCCCCACCGGCCCCGGTAATCACTGCCACCCGATTGTCGAATCGCACGCTATTGCTGTCCATCTATTCTCCTTTATGCATCAATGCCGACATCATCTTTACCGTCAGCTGCACCGCCACCACTTCGCCCCGGGCGCAAACCTCGCCTTTGCCGGCAATGTACTTAAAAAACCGTTTTGCGCCTTCTAATTTCATTCACACTCACATTTACCGGAATGTTCGCGCGATTAATCAGTTTTCAATCCCATTGGAACCAGAAACAGGTTTAAATCAGTTCTTTTAAAAAATGGTGAGCAGAACAAATTCTGATTCCGTCTTTGGTCATAAGGTCAAGATCTCTTTCAAGAAGAACCTGGACGGCATCAACGTCAGGGAACCTCTTTTTGAGGTACAACAATGAACGGCTGGCCTCTTTTTCTGAAGTTTTACATTCAGCAAAGAGGGTTGGCTTCCGATTTTCGATAATGACAAAATCAACTTCTCTTTTATCAACATCCCTGAAATAGCGAAGTTCGATATCACGACCCTGGGTGTCCTGAAGAAAGAAACACCATTTCAGCAAATGGCAGGCAACCAGATTCTCAAATCGAAATCCCATATCCGGAATAACGGTCCAATCGAAATGATAATGTTTGGCTTCTTTTTTTACGGCTCTGATTTTAGGCGCGCCAAAAGGGTAAATTCTGAATACCATATATAAGTTTTCAAGCATTTCGATCCAGCGCGAGATCGACTGATGCGATACTTGTAAATCTTCTCTCAATGCGTTTAAAGAAAGGGGAGAACCTACCAGATCCGGCAGACGTATCACCATTTTTTCAATAATTCCCAAATCCTGAACATTTTCCAGCTCGGCCAGATCCCCGCGAATGACTCTCGACCGGTATTCTCTGCTCCAGCGAAGACTCTGGGTTTCGGAGTGCATCAAGAACGGTTCAGGAAAGCTGCCAAAGATCAATAGATCTTTTACCGTATCGCCCGTATGCGACTTGAGTTCTGCGACGGTCAGGGGCAACAAACGATAGAAATGATAGCGTCCCTGAAGAGAATCGCCCCCCCGCCGGTATAAGTCCAAGCGGGCACTGCCGGTCACCAGTATTTGAAGCGCATCGCCTCTCTTGTCGAACAAGCCTTTGACGATTTGCCGCCAACGGGAATACTTATGGATTTCATCCAGAACCAGAACCCCCGGCTTGGTTGGAAATGTTTCTTTGATGATGTTTTCACGATCTTCAGCCGCATCCCAGTTCAAATAATGGGTGAGAAGATCAGAACCCGCCTGACCACACAGGCGTTTGGCAAGGGTTGTTTTGCCGGTCTGCCTCGGACCGCCGACAAAGACCATTTTACGTTGAAGATCCTCACGGATCGACGGTTCAAGGTAACGGGTATAATATTCATCCATTATTTTAATCACCATCGCAAAACACAAGCGAGTTTTTTACGATGGACATTAATATGGTTGCAACAAGAAATCAAGTATTAATAATTTTATACCGCTTTCCATAATAAAGTTCCGAAACAATGAATTGCAGTATAAGCGGTTGTAGAAAAAACGTTGGGATAACGGAACGTTTTTTCTACAACCGCTATACCTGACCGGAAAGATCATATAGGCATGTGTGTGGCAATGATAATGACCTGTTTTAAGGCATGGTCATCATTAAATGAGGGCCTGGCATTCATACCCCTCTCGACATCATTTTCTCAGGCAGCTGCACCGCCACCACTTCGCCCCGGGCGCATACTTCGCCCTTTGCCGACAGGGTGGTCTCCACAACCACCTTGCGCCCCTTGATCTCCTTTATCCGGCCCCGCAGTTCCAAGGGGACACCCATCGGCGTCGGCCGCAGGTAATCCACTTTCAAAGAGGCCGTCACATACCGCAGCGGCGGCTCGGTGCCCATTTCGCGGCCTTCGGCGCGATACCCTGCCGCCGCCGCACTGCCGGTGCTGTGGCAGTCGATCAACGACGCGATCAACCCGCCATAGACAAAACCGGGCATGGCCGTATGATAAGGCTGCGGCGTAAAGCCGGCGACGGTCTCTTCGCCGTCCCAGTAGCTTTTGATTTGGTGCCCGCGGATGTTTAAATGACCGCAGCCGTAGCAGTGGCTGTAGTCGTCCGGGTAGTGATCCTGAAAAGCTTTCTTCTCCATGAAAACCGTCTCCTCTCTTTTACGCAGCTGCAGGGTTAAATTCCGTAATCTCATGTTTGCATTTGAAGACATCCACGGCAAATCCATTTGCCGTCGGTTTCGGTCATCCGGGTCGCCATGGCCGGTTCTCCGCATTGATCGCATACTTTGGACGACACGATTCTGGCCTTCTCCGGAATCGGCACGTCCACTGCGTTGATATTGAAAAGTTGATCAATCGGCTTATTTAAAACATCGCAGGTCCGCTGAAAATGGAGTTTATCATATTCAGCCTGATCTTTCTTGTCGGCAGTGCCTTGTCTGATCCGTTGTATCAGCTCCCGATGCTTTTCATCCGGCTCAAAAGCGCCGGGCTTTAATACCACCCGAAATCCTTTTTGGGAATTACGGCTGAAAAACGTAAAGGCATGCTTGCCGTACTCCTTATAGATAAAATTACCCTTGCCGAACGTACATCCGGTCAACACCTGGACGGCATCCGCATCGCAGGCGTCTGTTTCCACAACCGTTACCAGTTCTTCGTCCAAGGCTTTGTTCTCTCTGAGAACTTCTATCCCGGCTTTGGCCGCCCGAAAACCAAGGGCAATTCCCGGACAGGTATGGCCGTGAAATTCAATACATTTCCGCCATTCCTGGCTTTCTAAAATTTTTTCGGCGCTCATATTTTATCTCCAGTAAAATGAATCATATCCAGCAGGGTAAATCGAAACCGGTCCGCCGCCTGGGCCGGCAGGACCGTAAAGTGAAACAGGGTATACGCCTGTTCATAATCTGTCTTGGCCGTCATTCCGTCTATGGGTATAACGGCGGTGTAATTTAACTCCCGGGTGGCTTTCGTGGCGGTATTCAATACCGAGATGTTGGAGCGATACCCGGTAATAATGAGCGTATCGATGCTAAAGAGATTTAAATATGACTGTAATTCACCGCCGGTGAACTTGTCAAACCCATCCGGATAGATGACGGGTTCGTTCGGCCGCCGGTTTAAACCGGTATATACCTTTCCTTCCGGTGTGCCTTTATTTCGGAATGAAACCGTATAAATGATCGGCAGGCCCACCTCCCGGGCCCGGTCTAAAAATTTCGGTACGGCCGGTATGAGCCGGTTGCACGGCAGCTCCGGGTTGCCCCAGCGCATGCTGCCGTCCAGTACCAGTACGGCGGTTTTGTTGACATCCACTGTGATGGGCTCCGGCATCGGCAGTTGCGGTTTTTTCTGGTTCATTTTTTTCTCCAGACATCTGTCATATGAAACATTTCGGTTTTGGGAACGGACGTCACGCCGCGGGGTCTTTTTTCAAGGGTGCAGTTCTGTTTTTGGATATCCATCACCACCAGCGCTGTTGTTTGTGGATCAACAGTAACCGCTTTTAATTCCGGCGGGGACGGTGCTTTTACGGCTTTCCATTCATCAACGATCGTCCCTGTTTCGCTCATACAACCTCCTTTGTTATTGGCTTCCTTGTGACGAAACGGTCACGCTGCCGCCTTTATCAAATTTTTCATCCTTCAGCTTCTTGTAATAGGATTGATATAATTGAATGGCTGCCAGGGGATTGTGGCCGGTTACCCGGTCCTTGGCAACCAGCACCGTACACAGGGCATCGGCATAACGCATGACCAAGGAATCATGGCCGACTCACAGTCCGAAAATGATATTGAACTCCGTGTTCATACTATTTAAAACCTTTGCCTGTGTGATGGGGCTGCACATGGGCTCAAAACTTCCGGGGTTGCATTTTTGTGCTTCAGTCAGATCCAGAAACTCTTTCGGCGTTCTACCGACTTTATACACCACTGAAGCCATGCTAAATCCCTGGGCCGTCAATATTTCGATAAAATTTTTGCTTCCTGTTTCAAGCCGCCGCAAAAGGCAAGCCCCAGCTTTTTATAACCCATTTTATGGGCAAACTCGATGGTTTCCTGAACGCGGGGCTTGATGGCATAGCGCACATGGGGATTGTCCTTGCCGCGATTGACATAGCATTCGCCCTCCTGAATGCTGGCGTTTCTTGCAAAGTTTTTAACCGTGGCCTCTTCATATTCCGAGAGCGAGGCCTTAACTACTTTGCTTAAATTAACGGTTGGGCAAAAGGCCGGTCCTTTACCATCCGGCTGACGACATATCTTTTTTTCAATTTTACAATCCGCGCATCGCGGGATCCTGGCAGCAGAATTTTTCATTACATCTCCCTTTTAGATATGCATTTAAACACAATCGGAATTATCTTTACAACCAAAGGAATTTCCCAAGTCGTTATCGCATCATGGTCAGCCGCCGCGCGCCCCGGATCTGCCTGAAGTTTGCCCCCTCGCTGATACAACGCAAAACCAGTTCAGCATCCACCACCTGGGTGCCGGCGACGGCATCGATACCAAAATCAAACAGAATCGGCTAAAATTCCATACTCAAGCCGACATGGGAAAACTGAAATATATCTTCAAATTCCTGTTTGATGCGGGCGATTGCCGCCTGGCCGGTGCAATGGGAGGGCACCAGGTGCTGAATGTTATAGGACCTTAAGGCCTTGATGCTTTCA from Desulfobacterales bacterium includes:
- the yedF gene encoding sulfurtransferase-like selenium metabolism protein YedF → MKKLDARGLACPAPVLQIKATLEQEDLDSVMVVVDNEAAKQNVIRFLESKGFKASVSLRGTDYEVIGTCDTDKMPESTPGQKAETGLGKIMVMVATDRMGFGDDELGKKLLLSFVKTLKEMGPDLWRLVFVNNGVKLTIDGNEALTVLKEYEAAGLSILVCGTCLNHFNLLERKQVGDTTNMLDIVTSMQLADKVISI
- a CDS encoding SDR family oxidoreductase, with product MDSNSVRFDNRVAVITGAGGGLGRVYALDLAGRGAKVVVNDLGGSRDGSGQGAVTAADRVVDEIRALGGEAVANYDTVTTPDGGDGIVQTALEAFGRIDILINNAGILRDRSFLKMEPENWQAVLAVHLDGAFFVTRPAFREMKLNGYGRIIMTTSAAGLYGNFGQANYSAAKMALVGLMNTLRLEGQKYNITVNTVAPAAGTRMTEDILPPDVFKKMKPELVAPLVLYLCSEACHETGAIFNAGMGGFNRAAVLTGPGIQLGDPENHPTVEQIQENWEQINSLEGAKPINDATTAIFSLVSPPDQG
- a CDS encoding ATP-binding protein translates to MDEYYTRYLEPSIREDLQRKMVFVGGPRQTGKTTLAKRLCGQAGSDLLTHYLNWDAAEDRENIIKETFPTKPGVLVLDEIHKYSRWRQIVKGLFDKRGDALQILVTGSARLDLYRRGGDSLQGRYHFYRLLPLTVAELKSHTGDTVKDLLIFGSFPEPFLMHSETQSLRWSREYRSRVIRGDLAELENVQDLGIIEKMVIRLPDLVGSPLSLNALREDLQVSHQSISRWIEMLENLYMVFRIYPFGAPKIRAVKKEAKHYHFDWTVIPDMGFRFENLVACHLLKWCFFLQDTQGRDIELRYFRDVDKREVDFVIIENRKPTLFAECKTSEKEASRSLLYLKKRFPDVDAVQVLLERDLDLMTKDGIRICSAHHFLKELI
- a CDS encoding PaaI family thioesterase, producing MEKKAFQDHYPDDYSHCYGCGHLNIRGHQIKSYWDGEETVAGFTPQPYHTAMPGFVYGGLIASLIDCHSTGSAAAAGYRAEGREMGTEPPLRYVTASLKVDYLRPTPMGVPLELRGRIKEIKGRKVVVETTLSAKGEVCARGEVVAVQLPEKMMSRGV
- a CDS encoding FmdE family protein; the encoded protein is MSAEKILESQEWRKCIEFHGHTCPGIALGFRAAKAGIEVLRENKALDEELVTVVETDACDADAVQVLTGCTFGKGNFIYKEYGKHAFTFFSRNSQKGFRVVLKPGAFEPDEKHRELIQRIRQGTADKKDQAEYDKLHFQRTCDVLNKPIDQLFNINAVDVPIPEKARIVSSKVCDQCGEPAMATRMTETDGKWICRGCLQMQT
- a CDS encoding isochorismatase family protein, whose translation is MNQKKPQLPMPEPITVDVNKTAVLVLDGSMRWGNPELPCNRLIPAVPKFLDRAREVGLPIIYTVSFRNKGTPEGKVYTGLNRRPNEPVIYPDGFDKFTGGELQSYLNLFSIDTLIITGYRSNISVLNTATKATRELNYTAVIPIDGMTAKTDYEQAYTLFHFTVLPAQAADRFRFTLLDMIHFTGDKI
- a CDS encoding DUF1847 domain-containing protein, which translates into the protein MASVVYKVGRTPKEFLDLTEAQKCNPGSFEPMCSPITQAKVLNSMNTEFNIIFGL
- a CDS encoding DUF1847 domain-containing protein, with protein sequence MKNSAARIPRCADCKIEKKICRQPDGKGPAFCPTVNLSKVVKASLSEYEEATVKNFARNASIQEGECYVNRGKDNPHVRYAIKPRVQETIEFAHKMGYKKLGLAFCGGLKQEAKILSKY